The stretch of DNA CCGACGTGCTCCTGGGCGGGATCACCATCGAGCGCCTGCTCGAGCTGCCCGCGCCCACGCTCTTCGCCGAGCCGTGGCATCGCACGCTCCAGGGGGTCCTGCTGGTCGCCGCGCTCGCCGCCTTCCTCGCCTCGACGGTGGCGTTGCGCGAGCGACTGGGCGCGCTCGACCCAACCGGCGGCGGCGAGATCGGGCGCGATCCGGGTCTCTGGGCGGGGCTCTTCGGCGGCGCCGCGCTGGCGAGCCTCTGGCCCGTCGATCCGTGGGCGCTCACGCTGCTCGCACTGGGCGGCGCCGGCTGCGCGCTCGGCCCCGCCACGCTGGCGCCGCCCCGTCGCGCCGTGCTTGGCACGACCGCCGGCGTGTTCGGCCTCGTGGTGTTCGCCGCGGGCGCGGCCCTTCAGCTTCGTGGAGCGGGCGGCGGTCTCCTGGGCGCGGTGGCCGCCTATCCCGCGCTCGCCGGCGCGCCCGCCGGCGCGCTCCTGCTCTGGCTGGGTCGGACGCGGCGCTGAGCGTGGCGCGGCTCGTCACCCGGACGCTGGCCGCGTGCCTGGCGATCACCTCGGGCATCCACGTGCTCGTCTACCTGTTGAGCGCGACGCTGCCGCTGCACGTGATCGCCCTTGGCGGCAGCAAGACGCAGGTGGGGCTGCTGTTCGCGGTGAGCGCCGGGGTCTCGATGCTGCTGCGCCCGGTGGTCGGCGGCTGGGTCGACCGTTACGGCTTCCGCCCGGTGATGCTGCCTGGCGCCGCCGTCCTGCTGGTCACGCTCGCCGCGCTGCCGCTGGCGCAGGCGCCGGCCCTCCTCATCGCGCTGATGGCGGGTATCGGATTCGCCAACGGGCTGATCTCGACGGGCGCGGGCGTGCTGGCCGCGCAGGTCAGCCCGGCAGAGCGGCGTGGCGAGGCGCTCGGCGTGTACTACGTCGCGACGGCGCTGTCGTTCTCGGTCGGCCCGCCGCTGGGCCTGTTCCTCTACGGGAGCGGCGACATGGGCCCGTGCTTCGCCGCCGCCGCCGTGCTCGGCCTCGGCATCCTCGTGCTGGTCTGGGGGCTCGCCGGGAGGCCGGCGACGGGCGTCTCCGCCCGGCGCTTCCGGTGGCTCAGCCCGGCCGCGCTGCCCGCGGCGGCCACCGTGGTGCTGGTCAACGTCGGCTACAGCTCGATCTACGCGTTCCTCCCCCTGCACGCGCGCGCCGCCGGCCTCGACGGCAGCCTCGGCTGGTTCTACGCGCTCTTCTCGGCGTGCATCATCGTGGGTCGGGTGGGCCTGCGCGGGCTGTCCGATCGGGTCGGGCGCGTCCGGGTGATCGTGCCGGCGGTGGTGCTCATCGCGCTGAGCTACCTGCTGCTGGCGCTGCCGCCGACGGTCTTCACGCTCGCGCTCGGCGCCGTGCTGCTCGGCGGCGGCGTGGCCCTGTTCTACCCGACGCTGGTGGCGCTGCTGGTGGACCGCACGCCGGCGGCGGAGCGCGGGTCGGCCATCGGCACGCTGTCCGGCTCGTTCGACCTCGGCGGCATGGTCGGCTCGCTGCTGGTGGGGCTCACCGTCGATCGGGCCTCGTTCACGGCCGGCTTCCACGTGGCGGCGGCCGGTGCCGCGCTGGGGCTCGCGCTGTTCGTGATGCTGGAGCGTCGCGCGGCGGGGCGCTCCGTTTTACCGCGCCCGGCCGCGGGAGTATGATGAGGCGTCCATGGCCAACGATCGCATCGTCATCCGCGGTGCTCGCGAGCACAATCTGAAGGCCATCGACCTCGAGCTCCCCCGGGACCAGCTCGTGGTCATCACCGGGCTGTCGGGATCGGGGAAGTCTTCGCTCGCCTTCGACACCATCTATGCGGAAGGGCAGCGGCGGTACGTCGAATCGCTCTCGGCATACGCCCGGCAGTTCCTCGAGCAGATGGAGAAGCCCAACGTCGATTCGATCGAGGGGCTCTCGCCCGCGATCTCGATCGAGCAGAAGACCACCAGCAAGAACCCGCGCTCCACCGTGGGCACCGTCACCGAGATCTATGACTACCTGCGCGTGCTCTTCGCCCGCGTCGGCACCCCGCACTGCCCGCAGTGCGGCAACGTGATCTCGGCGCAGACCGTGCAGCAGATGGTGGACCGGGTCATGACGCTTCCCGCCGGGGTCCGGCTGACCGTGCTGTCGCCGGTCGTGCGGGGACGCAAGGGCGAGTACCGCAAGCTCTTCTTCGATCTGCGTCGCCAGGGCTACGTGCGGGTCCGGGTCAACGGCCAGCTCCGCGAGCTGACCGAGGACATCGAGCTCGCCAAGACCAAGAAGCACACCATCGAGGTGGTGGTGGACCGGCTCGTGGTCAAGGACAACGTGGGCGGCCGCCTCGCCGATTCCCTGGAGACCGCCCTGCGGCTGGCCGACGGCGTGGTGCAGGTGGAGGTGCCGGACGGCGCCTCGTTCCTGTTCTCCGAGCGGCTGGCCTGCGCGGCCTGCGGCATCTCGTTCCCCGAGGTTTCGCCCCGCATGTTCTCGTTCAACAACCCGTACGGGGCGTGCCCCGAGTGCGGCGGCCTCGGCACCCGCTACGAGATCGACCCGGACCGGGTGGTGCCGGACGGGAACAAGACGCTGGCCGGCGGCGCGCTGCTGCCCTGGGCCGGGCCGTCCGCCTCGGCCATCTTCAAGCAGACCCTCCGGGTGCTGGCGAAGCGGCACGGGTTCAGCCTGGAGGTGCCGTGGGCGAAGCTGCCGAAGAAGGCGCGCGACATCGTGCTGCACGGCGAGCCGGACGATGGCTTCGAGGGCGTGGTGAAGCTCCTCGAGCGCCGCTACAAGGAGACCGTCTCCGAGGAGACGCGAGCCGAGGTCGAGCACTTCATGACCGAGCGCCCGTGTCCTCAGTGCGGAGGCTCGCGGCTGCGCGGCGAGACGCTCTCGGTCAAGATCGCGGGCCGGTCCATCGCCGACGTGGTGCGCTTCCCGATCAAGGCGGCGCGCCAGTTCTTCGACACCCTGGCCCTGTCCGAGCGCGAGATGGCGATCGCCCGACGCGTGCTCAAGGAGATCCGCGAGCGGCTGGGCTTCCTGTCCCAGGTCGGGCTCGAGTACCTCACGCTCGATCGGCCGGCCGCGACCCTGTCCGGCGGGGAGGGACAGCGCATCCGGCTCGCCACCCAGATCGGGTCGAGCCTGGTGGGCGTGCTCTACATCCTGGACGAGCCGTCCATCGGCCTGCACCAGCGCGACAACGGCCGTCTCCTCGACACGCTCAAGCGCCTGCGCGACCTCGGCAACACGGTACTGGTCGTCGAGCACGACGAGGAGACGATGCGCGCGGCCGACTACGTGGTGGACCTGGGCCCCGGCGCGGGCGAGCTGGGCGGCCACGTGGTGGCGGTGGGCACGCCCGACGAGGTGATGGCCAACGCGGAGTCGCTCACCGGGCGGTTCCTGGCCGGGCTCGAGCGCATCGCGGTGCCGGCGAGCCGGCGGAAGACCAACGGCAAGTTCGTGGTCATCCACAATCCGCGCGAGCACAACTTGAAGGGCATGAACGTGAAGATCCCGCTCGGCACCTTCACCGCGGTCACCGGGGTGTCCGGATCCGGCAAGTCCACGCTGGTCAACGACATCCTGTACCGCGCGCTGGCCTCGATGCTCCACCGGGCGCAGGACCGTCCGGGACTGCACGACCGTGTCGAGGGCGCGCAGTACCTGGACAAGGTGATCGACATCGACCAGTCGCCGATCGGGCGCACCCCGCGCTCGAACCCGGCCACCTACACCGGCGTGTTCACCTTGATCCGGACCCTGCTGGCCCGCACGCCGGACGCGCGGGTGCGCGGCTACCAGCCCGGGCGCTTCTCGTTCAACGTCAAGGGCGGCCGCTGCGAGGCCTGTCAGGGTGACGGGCTCGTGAAGATCGAGATGCACTTCCTGCCCGACGTGTACGTGACGTGCGAGGTCTGCCGGGGGAAGCGCTACAACCGCGAGACGCTC from Candidatus Methylomirabilota bacterium encodes:
- a CDS encoding MFS transporter, with translation MARLVTRTLAACLAITSGIHVLVYLLSATLPLHVIALGGSKTQVGLLFAVSAGVSMLLRPVVGGWVDRYGFRPVMLPGAAVLLVTLAALPLAQAPALLIALMAGIGFANGLISTGAGVLAAQVSPAERRGEALGVYYVATALSFSVGPPLGLFLYGSGDMGPCFAAAAVLGLGILVLVWGLAGRPATGVSARRFRWLSPAALPAAATVVLVNVGYSSIYAFLPLHARAAGLDGSLGWFYALFSACIIVGRVGLRGLSDRVGRVRVIVPAVVLIALSYLLLALPPTVFTLALGAVLLGGGVALFYPTLVALLVDRTPAAERGSAIGTLSGSFDLGGMVGSLLVGLTVDRASFTAGFHVAAAGAALGLALFVMLERRAAGRSVLPRPAAGV
- the uvrA gene encoding excinuclease ABC subunit UvrA, which translates into the protein MANDRIVIRGAREHNLKAIDLELPRDQLVVITGLSGSGKSSLAFDTIYAEGQRRYVESLSAYARQFLEQMEKPNVDSIEGLSPAISIEQKTTSKNPRSTVGTVTEIYDYLRVLFARVGTPHCPQCGNVISAQTVQQMVDRVMTLPAGVRLTVLSPVVRGRKGEYRKLFFDLRRQGYVRVRVNGQLRELTEDIELAKTKKHTIEVVVDRLVVKDNVGGRLADSLETALRLADGVVQVEVPDGASFLFSERLACAACGISFPEVSPRMFSFNNPYGACPECGGLGTRYEIDPDRVVPDGNKTLAGGALLPWAGPSASAIFKQTLRVLAKRHGFSLEVPWAKLPKKARDIVLHGEPDDGFEGVVKLLERRYKETVSEETRAEVEHFMTERPCPQCGGSRLRGETLSVKIAGRSIADVVRFPIKAARQFFDTLALSEREMAIARRVLKEIRERLGFLSQVGLEYLTLDRPAATLSGGEGQRIRLATQIGSSLVGVLYILDEPSIGLHQRDNGRLLDTLKRLRDLGNTVLVVEHDEETMRAADYVVDLGPGAGELGGHVVAVGTPDEVMANAESLTGRFLAGLERIAVPASRRKTNGKFVVIHNPREHNLKGMNVKIPLGTFTAVTGVSGSGKSTLVNDILYRALASMLHRAQDRPGLHDRVEGAQYLDKVIDIDQSPIGRTPRSNPATYTGVFTLIRTLLARTPDARVRGYQPGRFSFNVKGGRCEACQGDGLVKIEMHFLPDVYVTCEVCRGKRYNRETLEVRYKGKNIADILEMTVAEALAFFEPVPSIKQKLQTLHDVGLDYIRLGQAATTLSGGEAQRVKLATELSRRATGRTLYILDEPTTGLHFADIRRLLEVLNQLVDQGNTVVIIEHNMEVIKTADWIIDLGPEGGNEGGKVIATGTPEDVARQERSFTGQYLARSLKAS